CTGGCATCAACACACTGGTTTCATTTCTTTTGCATCACCTGGGAGAGTTAACATGTTGGTCTTTCCTAACATACTTCCATCGTGAAAGCCACATTTCCAAATTTCAGACTTGTGTAGAAAAGGCAAGTTCCCATTTCTTGTTTTTAAGTCAAACCTGAAAACTGTCGTTTCGTAATGTCCGTTAAAGCCTCCAAAGGATTGGCCTAAAATGAGTACTTAACACTTGAAATGAGAATATTTTTCAATATCTAACTccagttcgaatgttttgatcCATACTTTTATAACCTTCTAAGAGAGTGGTCTTTTGGAGATGATAAAAAGTGTAACCAGGATCTAATTTTAAATGTAATAACGGCATCAATACTAGCTTAACCCAATaaacaactttttgtttaatttttttttcactgaaaaaatgGCATCGCATTTCGTATACAACACGACGTGGTTGTAAGGATTTAAACTCTCATAGCATTGTCCAGTATTTGCATAAGATGCGCTTTTATAATCTTAaatgaaatattaaattatctTGGCGTTTTTGAGACGGAAATAGCAGAAAAATCACCCTTTTATTCCAATCTTATCGTTTCCTTTACAACGACGGCCTCGTTCAGGAGCGCCAATAAGTTTTAAATATAACCttaatatttaaattattttacaataacGATGAAAACGCACCCAAGATATGGCCTTAAAAAATTAGAtttgtttttttccaataaactaTATGAAAGCGAAGAATTTTGGAATTAAATTTAAGAAGCCGCTTCCGACAAACGCcacagagcggttttcagtaAAGAACGAGGGAGTTTCGAGAAAGCCTATCATAGGACACAACCATTCACCTAATGCTAGATAAAGTGACAAGAAAATGGCGCGAAATGTGGGAAGAGTGTCAAAAAGGGgaaatggcgggaaaatgtCGAACGCCTGTAAGTCGGTTTGCGTTGAGAACGCTCTTTGGGTTAAACGAAATGGAAAAATGGCAGAAGCGACCACACATTCACTCAAGCGCGAAAAGGTGACACAAACCATACTCGTGAAGTACAATTGAACGAGTCTAAAAAGAATTGAGCGACCGAGAAGCATTAGCTGAAAACCGCCCTGTTAAGAAGTGGAGAGAATAATTTAATCATCGGACAAGTCTATAGTCACTGGAGGTTTCTTTGAAGGAGACGTATAAGATCCAGAACTGTCCAAACTCTTTTTCACCACATTGTCTAGCTGAGACGGACTTTGAAGATTTCGATGTTCTTTCTTGAACAAACTCGTTAGGAAGTGATCGTTGATTTTTTCGCTCTCAAGTCTTTGAtgtgctctttttttttgtctacAGTATCGCATGAATTCTTCATGCTGCGCTAACATATGCTGCTGCTGATGCTGCGAATGATACTTGGTCTGTTGACTTAACAGCAGCTGTTGCTGCAATTGTCGATCCATCGGTGTAGAACCAAGCCCGTGGACATGCGCTAGCTCCTCAGGAAAAATGCCGCGCGCGCTGTTACCATGGAGATGTGTCAATTCTGGATGTTGCCATAGAGACGGATGATTTCTCCAAGCAgtgagtcccggatgttgaagaTAAGCTTGGTCAATGTTTGACAAATTAGCTGCAGCGTGTAGATTCTGCAGGTGCTGTTGTTGTTCGTGTGGGTGGATATGAAAGTGCGTGTGAAGGTGCGAGTGCGAGTGGTGTTGAGGTCCGTAATATTGAAGATCCGATACAGGATCAGTTGCGAGAACGCGTCCTGAGCCTCCTTTGACAAGGGCCTCGTGGCCCGGGCTCCTCGAATCAAAAGCACCCTGTTCTAGTGCTCGTCCTTGCCCCTGGAGATAAGAGATCGCAGGGACGTGATGAGCTGCCGACTGTAATTGAGCCATTCGATACGGTGCATACCACTGCTCGAAACCTTCGGCATACTTGGCCGCACTTTCGCGGGATGAAACGCCGCCAGGTATAATCCCGACACCAGGAAACATGTGAAATGGCGGCATCCTGTAATCCACGCCCACACCTTGGGGTAGAAATCCAGGTATGGGAATTCCCTGGGGTGACATACCCGGTGGGAGATTTGGTGGGTACAAATGGTACTGTCCTCCGGCCATCATACGCAGTGATGATTCGTAGTGTGACGTAATCGTAGCCGGTGTATCGTATGGTGATTTGCTGGCACTTGAACGAATTTGAGCGACGTCGGATGACAAAGACTCGTTTGCCTAGAAAACAATAAACACCGTCAAGCGCGAGCAATTGCACTTGTTTTGATTCTTATCAAAGTTTCATTGGATATCTTAGTACTACGAATTGGGTTTGCAAATGTACACGATTAAGGTGTAGTGCGTCTGTTTGAAAAGATAgtaaactagttgcttggcaacgggcggAAGGGAAAGTGAAAAGTCAGAGTCCCAGACTCCTAGTCCTGCCTACGACTCTAATGTATCAGTTGTCTCCTCGTCCGTTGAAGCAATTAGTTTACCGATTGGATTTATTAAATGagtagctccgtgagcgggcaagatgaaccaaataaGCCATAAACATACatcttttgttatggaaattcatTGCAGAAATTTGCATTCAAaaccttttgctttttttaaatatatgaTTGATTTTATCCCGACGCGCGCACGTGTTTTTGAAACTCCCAACTGACTTATTccgcgctatgattggctacccgagcgggcaagattgAGCTAttttgcccgctcgggatttctcgcttggtccctcAAGATCAaggatcattttttggtgttttatcctaCATAATAAATCCTTCagtgaccaagcttgttcggtcaagatggctggatattggtctCGTTCTTTTTTTCGTGTTTATGGATCTCGACGcctaaacacgcaaaaaaaagaacttaccGATATCCATCTTGACCTCTTGCTTGGTCAATAACACATATTTATTAAACACATTATTTGTGTCATCAAGCGGGAAAGACTAAAAGGAGAACCCACTGGATAATAATAAGCACCTATAAAGATTTTCGGAAGGCAGGCGACACAAACTGTGACAAAGAGGGAAATTGAGGCGAAGCAAGAGGGATTGCTAGACTTCATGGTTCATACCAAAAAGTTACAATCTCTTTGGATACGAGGTTGCTTCAGCGGTGGTTCTTTTTACAAAACTACAGAGCGACATCAGCCAGACCTTGCTGTAATTTACCCTGACCTCGCCGTAGAATTACCTCGACACCATTAATGCTCGTATTGCGTTCATTTCACTTGCCAGAAAGCTACAATTCTGttcaaagcaattttttttatttccaataCTCAACTGTAAGCTTGAAAACACACCTCAGTTTTTGTCGACGACTCTTTGGAAGAGGTAGCTTCCCGAGGAGTCGGCTCCTTCTTCGGTTTTTCGGGATGTACGAAGATGACGTCAGTGCGAACGCAACTTTGTCCTTCTTCGTCGGAAATCACTCGCTTAAAATTGGCGGGAAGAAGACCAGGAGCCTCCAGTCGACTCCCGACTGGAGAGCAGGAGCGGTTACTAGCTGCATCATCGTTATTGTTGCTGCTATTGCTGCACACACTGCTGGCCTCGTGATCGGGTACTACACTATCCCTACCACCGGTGGTGCTACTGGTGTCACTTGCATTGTCATTTCCATCCTCGTCTGAATCCTAAAGGGGAGGTAGCAAGTAGCAAAACACTTGATATCAGACAATTACACACTTGTTGAAGAAAGGAAACGTTACAATCGTATAGCATAATGCTACAGACAATACGGCACCCAACAGCTtcaattagccagtatcaaaaataccataatactctttgtttgtccctccaaattttgtataagcattgtttcaCATTTGCTCTAATGATTTACactggtcccaagagaaaatataaacaatgcttatgcaaaattttgggggacaaacaaagagccTCATCGTATTCTGGATACTGGCTAATAGAGCAAATAGGCTAACTCAATGTTACACCGAAGTCTCCCAGGGATAAGATTCTTTGTCTATTGTATTTATATTATGATGCaccattcacatttaaatgatatggaaatacttggaacaaatgTTCTATTCCCAGAGTGTTTGAATTGTGTACAACTTTGAGTTAGCCGGCGATTTGGTCTTTTTGACAGACAAAGTAGTCGTTTCCATTTTACCTGTGCGGGGGATTTCTTTCTCTTGTCTGCTGTTTCGCCAGGTGATTGATCACGTTGACGCTTCTTGCCCTTTTTCAATTTGCCCTACAAAGGagcaaatttcattttagaatTGTAGGTTCAAATCCTCAACGTCCAACGACACCATCTCGACAAGAATAACTTTTCTCGCAAGAATTTTCAAATCAACTTGAAACATCAAGGCGACACTTTCGTCCCGAAAAGTAACGAATTCGACGCATAATGAATTTTGATCAAActtaccaagtttcaatgaaCGAAATTGATACATTTATGAAATGCATTATACATTGCACTGCGGGTAGCCCGtaggtatgaaatcaagtgcaACTGTGCCTCGACGCAGTAGTAAATTgtgctcataactgcgaggcaacacagtttcacttgatttcttgGAGTTTTAGACTAAACGCAATTGTTCATTTGTATTCTGTAAAACGCTCAAATGTGCGCCCTATTTCGAGTCACAATTCGCCTTCGTCTTCTCTCGGTTTGTCTGGGTCGAAAATGGAGCTGTGACGAGTTTTAGCAATAAAAATTGGTTGCAGCTTTCCAGAGCAAAAGGAACGACCATAGGACAAATAATTAAGAGATTTCAGTTCCGCACTCATCCTTACAAATCTGAGTTTCCCCACTAATTTCTTCGCTACACTAAGCCGACTTTGGcaacttttcaattttccaaACGAAATCCAAACCGTATGTCCAAAGAATGTGCTTTGAACGAAACACAAAACttatgttttggaaaaaaatggaaaaatatttgtctgtttgtttgctttttgtaAAGGTAATTCAAACTACGCTTTTTAAGCTTCGCAGCATGGGAAAGTTCTAAAACACCCGGTTTGTTTTATAAACCGTTCATAAGACAAACCGCAAAGTTTATCATACCTTTTTCAGTTTGTCCTTTCCTCCACTGCTTCCTGTGCTCGAAGTACTTCCGCTCGATGGCGAAGGAGCCTTCGTGATCTTCGTCAATCTTCGGCCTCCTACCGTAGATTCACCGATCACACCTGCAACAATACGACTTCCAGTAAGAGGCAGAAATATtctgttttacgaca
Above is a window of Montipora capricornis isolate CH-2021 chromosome 6, ASM3666992v2, whole genome shotgun sequence DNA encoding:
- the LOC138052105 gene encoding arginine-glutamic acid dipeptide repeats protein-like, whose amino-acid sequence is MTMGGRSETASELNSMASSDDKRAEHKGKKLTCKTKMEANEPSVLTYTSDENVYYEPGDCVYIDSQRPDVPYFICAIKEFRPSKRDSQVVVVRWYYRPSEVPESVYQLLVQDRNAENVLGSGDHILEDVAVKERELFISDATDEYPASAIKGKCKVRPFVEIDSVKGYIEKDDAFFYVLGYNPETRRLANTKGEIRVGGSHQATLPECCSFPASGLSEEMEKPREYLVWSPCLEDYELMMYLRAARSIAQYAGMCSGGSPEDGYRAVSQDATTSNALQVLHQNNYDAAKALQALVKKPYPKELEKKWSEDETKKFVKGLRQYGKNFYKIKKELLPHKETGDLVEYYYTWKKTPSALSSRPHRRRRHNVLRRKALPRSSKSIVSEFVDLSSCSEDDYDSDDSDRDLRLYCCRHCYSTESRSWHHGSQNKVILCDDCRIYYKKYGKLPVTDETREPPPYMFKVVVENQRRDEDGYLVNGKLALRSRRAIPPVQTTLRSGRTKAASPVEGVIGESTVGGRRLTKITKAPSPSSGSTSSTGSSGGKDKLKKGKLKKGKKRQRDQSPGETADKRKKSPAQDSDEDGNDNASDTSSTTGGRDSVVPDHEASSVCSNSSNNNDDAASNRSCSPVGSRLEAPGLLPANFKRVISDEEGQSCVRTDVIFVHPEKPKKEPTPREATSSKESSTKTEANESLSSDVAQIRSSASKSPYDTPATITSHYESSLRMMAGGQYHLYPPNLPPGMSPQGIPIPGFLPQGVGVDYRMPPFHMFPGVGIIPGGVSSRESAAKYAEGFEQWYAPYRMAQLQSAAHHVPAISYLQGQGRALEQGAFDSRSPGHEALVKGGSGRVLATDPVSDLQYYGPQHHSHSHLHTHFHIHPHEQQQHLQNLHAAANLSNIDQAYLQHPGLTAWRNHPSLWQHPELTHLHGNSARGIFPEELAHVHGLGSTPMDRQLQQQLLLSQQTKYHSQHQQQHMLAQHEEFMRYCRQKKRAHQRLESEKINDHFLTSLFKKEHRNLQSPSQLDNVVKKSLDSSGSYTSPSKKPPVTIDLSDD